The DNA window GAAGATCCTAGTCGACATCTATCCAACGGTGCAGCAACTCGATGACCGCGACGCCCAGAAAGCCCGAGAACGGCAGCAGCGCCAGGGCAGTTGCCACCGACATCCACCCGATGCGCATCAATAACCAGCGTCGTCGGAGGCCCAACCAAGGGCTCGCTCCATGAGATCCGGCTCAATCCAGCGCGGTGCCAATCGGAGAGCCAGCGCTCGCTCGTCGGCGTCCGGGTGTCGGCGACGAATACTGATTAGCGCCAGCTCCTGCACGACCCTGGTGAGCTGGCGCACCCGCTCCGAATTCTGGGTAACCGACATGGCTCGGTATCCCTCAATCAGCATGGTCTCGGTGGCGGGATCTGTGTCGTTGGGAAGCTCGGATTTCACGGAAAACTCGTAGCACGGCGAAGATGGCCGGAGCCGCAGACACAAGCCGACAGTAAGAGTCCAACGACTCCGTGGTCAAGGGCCAAGGCTACCGCCTCCGATCCCTCCGCAGCAGGCGGTACCGGTTGAACGGCTCTTCGCCAATCAGGGCTTGGCCGTCCTCCCGGAAGCCGAGACGCCGCAGAGCAGCGACTCGCGTTCGGCTGGTGGGAAGTAGCGCGATCACGGACTCCAGTCCCAGCTCCCTGAAGGCATAGTCCAGAATCCGTTCGTAGAGAACCCTGCCCGCCCCCCAATGGGCCCGATGCAGCACCATCCCCACGTCCGCATCGTCCCCCTCCGGCTGCAAACCACCCCAGCCTACGAGCTCCCCCTCGAGAACAAACGCCCAGGGCCCATACCCCGCTTCTTTCCACATCTGCTCTTTCGCAGCTACAAAGCGCTCACAATCGGACACTCCAAAGTGTCCTCGGGCTAGCGGCAGATGCCGGCGGACGTCGGGATCGTTCATCAGCGCGATGAGAGCGTCCGGGCTGACCTCGGGGAGGCGCTGGAAGGTGATTTGGGTGTAGTCGGGGGCGGGCATGGTGGCGGCAACTACCCTGACACAAGCGGAGAGCGTGACCGGACCGGCAGAGACAAGAATCCGCCCTTTCGACACGGCGGAGCCCCGGAGGGGCGCAGGCATCTAGCCCGGGGCGAAACGGTTCGCAACCCGAAGACCCTCTAGCCCCGGAGGGGCGCAGGCATCTAGCCCGGGGCGCAAGCCCCGGGTACCCGCCCCGAAGGAACCCCAAGCCCCGGAGGGGCGACAGGAACCCTCGCTTCTCCTCGGAGCTCCAACACCCTTCGATCTTCTCCCGGCCTCACTTCCAGATACGGTCCTTATCGTAGTCGATGTCGTTCAACTCGAGCAGCTCCACGAGCTCCTTTTGCAACGTCCGCCACCGATGATGATGCGCTTGGTTCCGAATAGAGTGCTGTCGCCCCTCCGGGGCTTTCGTTTCTGATACTCCCAAACCCGGGGCTCGCGCCCCGGGCTAGATGCCTTCGCCCCTCCGGGGCTGGTTGGAGTTGCCTGAAATTCTACTACTGCATTTGAAGAAATAAAATACTGCTTAATTTGACTGGGAAATATCCTGCCCCGCGGTACGGGCGAGCTCCTAGCTGGCGGTGGCCCAGGGCAACGCAGTCGCAAGACGCTCCGTCGTCGAAGGCGGGGAGGCCTGCCATCGCATCCAGCCCCCAATACTCTACGAAGTTCCACGTGCTATAAATGCAGGAACATCTCAACTCTTGGAGGAAATCCTATGAAGCACCTCCCGCTGATCCTGCTCGCCTGCGCCCTCGTGGCCGTCTGCTGGAGTACCCCGGCCGTTGCCGAAGCCGAGACCACCACCGTCCTGCCCGACGCAACCCAGGTTCTCCCTGACCAGACCGCCGCAGCCGTGGGTCAAACCGCGTCCTGGGAGCTGAGCAGCAGCTTTGGGACCTTGCTCCAGGAGCAGCTCCCGGTCTCCGCACGGCCCTGCTCGACCACCTTCGGGTGCCTGTGCTCCCACGACTGCTCGGCGTGCAATGACAACTTCGATTGTCAGCAGGGGGGCTTCATCTACCAGTGCACGCAGATTCCGCTCTGCCGGCTGGGGATGTAGAGGCCTGGGCAGGCACCAGGCCTGCCGCTACTGTCTCGTCGAAAGAACCCGCCCTCAAGAACGGTGATTTGCCCGGTAGGGGCGATCCTCGGGGTCGCCTCGCCTGCTAAAATCCCCACCACAATGCCCACTCTCTCCCCAGGTGCTAGAGACGATCCCCGGCCAGCTTCTCTCGACCGGCGGGCGCATTTGCGACCGCGGTTCGAGCTGACGACGGAGCTGCCGTTGGGGGCGGTGCTGGAGCGGCTGCGGAAGCGGGTCGACGGGAGTGAGGATGTGTTGGGGTTGGTGCTCGACTCGGGGCGGATCGAGCTGACCTTGAACGAGAAGAAGATTCGCTTCTGGGCGCCGCAGTTGACCATCGATGCGGAAGCGCAGGAGGAGGGGGACGGGACGGTGCTGCGGGCTCGGTTCGGTCCTCATCCCCATGTCTGGACCCTCTACCTCGCCCTCTACGCCACCAGCGTGGCGCTGGCCATCGGCTGCGCCATGTTCGGGATCTCCCAGTGGATGGTGGACTCCGAGCCTTGGGGGCTCTACCTGATCCCCGTCGGAGTGGTCTTCAGCGCCCTGGTTTACGGCGCGTCCTATGTGGGACAGGGGCTCGGAGCTCTGCAGATGCAGGAGTTGCGGAGCCTGGTGGAGCGGGCCATCGCCAGGGACGACGACGCGCAGGGATCCTGAGCCCTCCGCCCAGTCAAGACCCGGACAGAGAACTCGGACTCTCTTCTATTGCGAACTACTTCGCGATCTCTTCCAGCGGCAGATCCAGGGCGATCTTCACGAAGATGATGTCGCCGAGGATGAAGAGTGCCATCAGAATCACAATCCAGATCCAGGGGTTCTTTCGCAGCCACGCTCGCATAAGGGGAAGTCCTCGGGAGATCAGGTCTTCGGAAGGTTACGGCTTCCGGAAGGTTACGGCTTCCGGAAAGTCACGGCTTCCGGAAAGTCATGGGCCTCGGAAGGTCATGGGCCTCGGAAGGTCACCGTGAGGTGTTTGCTCTCCCCCGTCTCCGGATCCGTCACGACGAGCTCCAGGGGGAAGGAGCTGTCGAAATCTTCCCGGCCTAGATAGACGAAAACCGGAGCTTCGTGATCCTCCAGAGGCTGCAGCGCGACGCTGGGCTGGGGGATGAGGAACTCGATGCTCGGCTTGGCGGTGGTGTCGCCCTCGATCTCCAGGGTCAAGGGCTCGTCGGTCTTGTTCTGGAGGTGGATCGAGTAGAGATTGCGGATGCGCTCGCCCTCGAGGGTGTAGGGCACGCCGCGGGCTCTCAGGACGTTGGCCTGGAAGGGATCGCGGCCGGCGATGGTGACGGTGGCCACCGCCACGCCGATGAGGGCGAGAATGGCGTAGAGAAAGACCCGCGGCCGCGCCAGCGAGGCTTTGGGGCCGCCCTCGAACGCGCGCTGGGAGTCGTAGCGCACCAGGCCTTCGGGCTTGCCGACCTTGCGCATGATGTCGTCGCAGGCGTCGATGCAGCGGGTGCAGCCGAGGCATTCCATCTGTAGACCGTTGCGGATGTCGATGCCGGTGGGGCAGACGGCGACGCAGCGGAAGCAGTCGATGCAGTCTCCCCCCTCGTTCTTCTTTTTGGACCGCGGCTCGCCGCGCTCGGCGTCGTAGCCGACGATGATGGTGTCCTCGTCGATGAGGGCGGATTGCAGCCGGCCGTAGGGGCAGATGATCAGGCAGGTCTGCTCCCGAAACCAGGCGAAATCGATGAAGAAGATGAGGGTGAAGAACATCGTCCAGCCGAAGGCGAGCATATGTTCGCCGGGGTGGCGCTGGACCACCCCGAGGAGCTCGCGGATGGGGATGAAGTAGGACAGGAAGATGTGGGCCACCAGGTAGGCGATGAGCAGGAAGACCACGTTCTTGGTGATCTTGCGCCAGGCCTTGTCGAAGGTCCAGGGCCCCTCATTGCGCCGGATGCGGGTGGTGCGGGGGCCTTCGATCCAGCGCTCGATCTTGCGGATCACGCCCTCCATGAACACCGTCTGGGGGCAGGCAAAGCCGCACCACACCCGGCCGAAGAGAGCGGTGGTGACGAAGAGGGCGAAGCCGCCGCCGGTGACCAGGAAGAACATCAGGAAGAAATCCTGATTGGTGAAGGTCAGGCCGAAGAGGTAGGCGTGGCGCGCCGCCAGGTCGATGTGGATGGCGGGGTGGCCGCCGATGGTGATCCAGGGCAGCCCGGCGTAGATCGCGATGAGCACCGCCCAGATGTAGGTCTGGCGTTTCTGCCAACGGCCGGAAACATCCGCGGGGTGCAGGTAG is part of the Acidobacteriota bacterium genome and encodes:
- a CDS encoding GNAT family N-acetyltransferase, giving the protein MPAPDYTQITFQRLPEVSPDALIALMNDPDVRRHLPLARGHFGVSDCERFVAAKEQMWKEAGYGPWAFVLEGELVGWGGLQPEGDDADVGMVLHRAHWGAGRVLYERILDYAFRELGLESVIALLPTSRTRVAALRRLGFREDGQALIGEEPFNRYRLLRRDRRR
- the ccoG gene encoding cytochrome c oxidase accessory protein CcoG, with the translated sequence MSATGPSASGKPSSGAAAQRRPDLDTLYSINADGSRNYLHPADVSGRWQKRQTYIWAVLIAIYAGLPWITIGGHPAIHIDLAARHAYLFGLTFTNQDFFLMFFLVTGGGFALFVTTALFGRVWCGFACPQTVFMEGVIRKIERWIEGPRTTRIRRNEGPWTFDKAWRKITKNVVFLLIAYLVAHIFLSYFIPIRELLGVVQRHPGEHMLAFGWTMFFTLIFFIDFAWFREQTCLIICPYGRLQSALIDEDTIIVGYDAERGEPRSKKKNEGGDCIDCFRCVAVCPTGIDIRNGLQMECLGCTRCIDACDDIMRKVGKPEGLVRYDSQRAFEGGPKASLARPRVFLYAILALIGVAVATVTIAGRDPFQANVLRARGVPYTLEGERIRNLYSIHLQNKTDEPLTLEIEGDTTAKPSIEFLIPQPSVALQPLEDHEAPVFVYLGREDFDSSFPLELVVTDPETGESKHLTVTFRGP